One Methanococcus aeolicus Nankai-3 DNA segment encodes these proteins:
- the rimI gene encoding ribosomal protein S18-alanine N-acetyltransferase: MDNLQIRKINKKEDLIRVSEIEKNSFEYSYPFSLLYSLYNSFPNGFMVAENKKNSYIVGYIIATIEWGNGHIVSIATDSKYRNRGVGGILLGSIENYLFKKYNVKNIILEVRFDNTNARKFYYKRGYFDKRLVKDYYDDGSDAILMVKKNPNIVNNDPIIVNMW; encoded by the coding sequence ATGGACAATTTACAAATTAGAAAAATAAATAAAAAAGAAGATTTAATAAGAGTTTCGGAAATAGAAAAAAATTCTTTTGAATATAGTTATCCATTCTCGTTATTATATTCTTTATATAATTCATTCCCAAATGGATTTATGGTGGCCGAAAATAAAAAAAATAGTTATATCGTTGGATATATCATTGCTACAATAGAGTGGGGAAATGGTCATATAGTATCTATTGCTACGGATTCCAAATATCGGAACAGAGGCGTTGGAGGAATTTTATTGGGTAGTATAGAAAATTATTTATTTAAAAAATATAATGTAAAAAATATAATTCTTGAAGTGAGATTTGACAATACAAATGCACGAAAATTTTATTATAAACGGGGATATTTCGATAAAAGGTTAGTAAAAGATTATTATGATGATGGTTCTGATGCCATATTAATGGTAAAGAAAAATCCAAATATTGTAAATAATGACCCCATAATTGTAAATATGTGGTAA
- a CDS encoding NOG1 family protein — protein sequence MKKRVEANPFRKIPTILYADELLDKAHNRAEKVAGELRKTTRGESLYKSRIIEEQKIRATTAVISDYLSTVVKKTPSVDNLDPFYREILEILIDTDDFKKSLGALNWASDFSKKLGSMYGRRVHKAGSARHTSIIRKQFNGRISSVVKQIYPNLACIAVAREKLKNLPTVKDMPTVVIAGYPNVGKSTLLRKLTNAEPEINAYPFTTKGLNVGYSDYGIQFVDTPGVLDRPIYERNDIELHAVVALNYLADLIVFVMDPTEYCGYTIEEQINLTNEIEKTFKVPIIIIINKIDIEGYEENLKIAERELSSKFDIIRASTENDINIDVIKKEIMNKIDL from the coding sequence ATGAAAAAAAGAGTAGAAGCGAACCCATTTAGAAAAATACCTACAATATTATATGCGGATGAACTATTAGACAAAGCACATAATAGAGCTGAAAAAGTTGCAGGTGAGTTAAGAAAAACCACAAGAGGAGAAAGTTTATATAAATCGAGAATAATCGAAGAGCAAAAAATAAGAGCTACTACGGCCGTTATATCCGACTATTTATCAACCGTTGTAAAAAAAACTCCTTCCGTGGATAATTTAGACCCATTTTATAGGGAAATTCTTGAAATATTAATCGATACAGATGATTTTAAAAAATCTTTGGGGGCCCTAAACTGGGCATCAGATTTCTCCAAAAAATTAGGTTCTATGTATGGTAGAAGGGTACATAAAGCAGGGTCTGCAAGACATACTTCAATAATTAGAAAACAATTTAACGGTAGAATATCTTCTGTTGTAAAGCAAATTTATCCAAATTTAGCATGTATTGCAGTTGCAAGAGAAAAATTAAAGAATCTACCAACTGTTAAAGATATGCCTACGGTAGTTATAGCAGGATACCCCAATGTAGGAAAATCCACATTATTAAGAAAATTAACAAATGCAGAGCCTGAAATAAATGCATATCCATTCACAACAAAAGGATTAAATGTTGGTTATTCGGATTATGGAATACAATTTGTAGATACTCCCGGAGTATTGGATAGACCAATTTATGAGAGAAATGATATAGAGCTACATGCAGTTGTGGCTTTGAACTATCTCGCAGATTTAATTGTTTTTGTGATGGACCCAACAGAATATTGTGGTTATACCATTGAAGAGCAAATCAATTTAACAAACGAAATTGAAAAAACCTTCAAAGTGCCAATAATAATCATAATAAATAAAATAGATATTGAAGGATATGAAGAAAATCTTAAAATAGCAGAACGGGAATTAAGTAGTAAATTCGATATAATACGAGCATCAACTGAAAACGATATAAATATTGATGTAATTAAAAAAGAAATTATGAATAAAATAGATTTATAA
- a CDS encoding sulfide-dependent adenosine diphosphate thiazole synthase produces the protein MDISKIDLKADEKAVTKSIFKATYEMWMDNLEVDVVIVGGGPSGLTAGRYLADAGVKVLILERHLSFGGGTWGGGMGCPYITVQSPADEILSEVGIKLEEGEDGLFVADSVEVPAKLGTGAIDAGAKVLTGIVVEDVILKEGKVSGVVINSYAINKAGLHIDPLTINAKYVIDATGHDASVACTLARKNEDLGLVIPGEKSLWADEGENGLLKYTKELFPGLFVCGMASNATHGGYRMGAVFGGMYISGKIVADMILEKLKNE, from the coding sequence ATGGATATATCAAAGATAGATTTAAAAGCAGATGAAAAAGCAGTAACCAAATCAATTTTTAAAGCCACATATGAAATGTGGATGGACAATCTTGAAGTAGATGTTGTAATAGTTGGAGGAGGACCTAGTGGATTAACAGCAGGTAGATACTTAGCAGATGCAGGAGTAAAAGTTTTAATTTTAGAAAGACATCTTTCCTTCGGAGGAGGAACCTGGGGAGGAGGTATGGGTTGCCCATACATCACAGTTCAAAGCCCAGCCGATGAAATATTAAGTGAAGTAGGAATAAAGTTAGAAGAAGGAGAAGATGGATTATTTGTTGCTGATTCCGTAGAAGTTCCGGCAAAACTGGGAACAGGAGCAATTGATGCAGGAGCAAAAGTTTTAACAGGAATTGTAGTTGAGGATGTAATATTAAAAGAAGGGAAAGTTTCAGGTGTGGTAATAAACTCCTATGCCATAAATAAAGCTGGACTTCACATCGACCCATTAACAATAAATGCAAAATATGTTATTGATGCTACTGGACATGACGCATCAGTTGCCTGCACCCTTGCTAGAAAAAACGAAGATTTAGGACTCGTAATTCCAGGAGAGAAATCACTTTGGGCTGACGAGGGTGAAAATGGATTATTGAAATATACAAAAGAATTATTCCCGGGATTATTTGTCTGCGGAATGGCATCAAATGCAACCCATGGCGGATATAGAATGGGAGCTGTATTCGGAGGAATGTATATTTCTGGAAAAATAGTAGCTGACATGATTTTAGAAAAATTGAAAAATGAATAA
- a CDS encoding methyl-coenzyme M reductase glutamine C-methyltransferase yields MKNNNKNNNKIKITIYSPNYYTYGAMVIGGALQKSNTKYNIKLIKNIDDNNLKLLLKSDFVLLSLYSTSQIIDENLKNIVNFIKRKSKNTKIFVGGPVSAYPEIILGELPVDGVIIGEGELITPNIIEGSKEGLAYRDINNNEIIINTPKLKKLETLHADLLIPNNIANQSIRGANVYIETHRGCIGNCTFCQVPKFFGKEIRSKPLDEVLNEVKQFKKRGVKRIAISGGTGSLYNFKKEVNKSMFIELLEEVSNIIGAKNLSVPDMRVDYVDEDTLNAIKKYTIGWVFFGLESGSDNILKSMKKGVSVKKNLNSIELAKQCSVKVGGSFIVGAPNEKEIDHLLTKDFIVDAELDDIFVSMAEPIPKTELCNLVLDTDIKNNPSFKPHNGQYKKLNLTEGEARCFDLMLHSENWKSNPNMITKQLYSILLNESKKDGKNIRNITELIFKYDKYLI; encoded by the coding sequence ATGAAGAATAATAATAAAAATAACAATAAAATAAAAATAACAATTTACTCTCCTAATTATTATACATATGGGGCCATGGTAATAGGCGGAGCTCTCCAAAAATCCAACACAAAATATAATATAAAATTAATCAAAAATATTGATGATAATAATTTAAAATTACTTTTAAAGTCTGATTTTGTTCTTTTAAGTTTATATTCTACTTCTCAAATTATTGATGAAAATTTAAAAAATATTGTTAATTTTATAAAACGAAAATCAAAAAACACAAAGATATTTGTTGGAGGTCCTGTGTCGGCATATCCTGAAATTATATTGGGGGAGCTCCCTGTTGATGGCGTAATAATTGGGGAAGGAGAATTGATAACACCAAATATAATTGAAGGTAGTAAAGAAGGTCTTGCATATCGAGACATAAATAATAATGAAATTATAATAAATACTCCCAAATTAAAAAAATTGGAAACATTGCATGCCGATTTACTTATACCAAATAATATAGCAAATCAAAGCATAAGGGGGGCAAATGTTTATATTGAAACCCATAGGGGTTGCATAGGAAATTGCACATTTTGTCAAGTGCCTAAATTTTTTGGAAAAGAAATAAGAAGCAAACCATTAGATGAAGTGCTAAATGAAGTAAAACAGTTCAAAAAAAGAGGGGTTAAAAGAATAGCAATAAGTGGGGGGACTGGAAGCCTATATAACTTTAAAAAAGAAGTAAATAAATCTATGTTTATTGAATTATTAGAAGAAGTTTCAAATATAATTGGAGCTAAAAATTTATCTGTTCCAGATATGAGGGTGGATTATGTTGATGAAGATACTTTAAATGCCATTAAAAAATATACTATCGGTTGGGTTTTTTTTGGGCTAGAAAGTGGTAGCGACAATATCTTAAAAAGTATGAAAAAAGGAGTAAGCGTAAAAAAGAATTTAAATTCCATAGAGTTAGCAAAACAGTGCAGCGTTAAAGTAGGTGGTAGTTTTATTGTGGGAGCTCCCAACGAAAAAGAAATTGACCACCTACTTACAAAGGATTTTATTGTTGATGCCGAGCTTGATGATATATTTGTATCCATGGCAGAGCCTATCCCAAAAACAGAGTTATGCAACTTGGTATTGGACACAGATATTAAAAATAATCCGTCGTTTAAACCCCACAACGGACAGTACAAAAAATTAAATTTAACAGAGGGTGAAGCCCGATGTTTTGATTTAATGCTACATTCTGAAAACTGGAAATCTAATCCAAACATGATAACAAAACAACTATATTCTATATTATTAAATGAATCTAAAAAAGATGGAAAAAATATAAGAAACATTACAGAGCTAATATTTAAATATGATAAATATTTAATATAA